The Kluyvera intermedia genome includes the window CACCACCATCTGCCCTTTTTTCAGCTTCACCTGTGTAATGATCACCTCACCCAACTCGGATAAACGGGCCACGTGCGTACCGCCACAGGGATATCCCGGTAGATCACCAAAACCGACCTGGCGTAAGCCGCCGTCAAAAGTAATTCGGCGCGCAAGATTGTCGGCCTGCCATTGGCCAATTTTAGCCATCAGTTGTGCCGCTTCCGGCAAAGTGCTGCCCTCACCTATCGCAAAAGTAATGCGCCCTTCATTCGGCCAATGGTGGGCTTTAACCGGTCGCCAACCAAATATTTCACCGGCCTGACCAATCATGTGCCCGGCAGAGTGCAGACGGGCGTGAAGATGGCGGACAGCAGCATCAATATGCAGCGTCGTTTCGCCAGGTGGCAGCGGTTGCGCCACAATATGCACCACCTCTTCACCGCGCGTCATCACGCCTTCAACCGGGACGCCGCCGATCGCGCCACTGTCCGAGGGTTGTCCGCCGCCCTGTGGATGAAACAGCGTGCTATCGAGCGTAATCGCATAGCGCCCATCGGGTTCTGCCGTGCAGTGTGTGATCGTCGCATGGCCACGGGTGTCATCGCTGGTGTAATAAAGACGTTCAGTCATGGTTGTTCTCCTCTTGATGAGCAGAGTATATTCACTTTACCAGCACCGATAATCCCATCAACATTCAATGCATCTTTGCCCGGTACGCACAAATGAATCCCAACCTGCTTCCTGATCTTGCCACCTTTGTGTTGATTGTCGACCAGGGGAGTTTCTCCGCCGCCGCCAAAATATCCGGCGCAACGCCTTCCGCTATCAGCCGCAGCGTCTCGCGGCTTGAGCAGGCATTAGGCAGCAAACTGTTGCACCGCACCACCCGTAAGCTGGCACTAAGCGAGACCGGGAAGATGGTTTATGAACACGCGCAAGAGATGCTAAACGCTGCGCAAATGGCGGTAGACTCCGGCAGCAGCCGCCAGACCATTGCCCAGGGGAAGCTAACGGTCAGCGTGCCAAAGGCGGTCGGGCGTTTTGTTATTCATCCCTTAATGGCGGAGTTTTTCACCCGCTTCCCGGGCGTGGATGTCTGTCTGAGGCTGGAAGACCGCTATATGGACTTGATTGATGATGGCGTGGATCTGGCACTGCGCATCAGTCAGTCGCCGTCGCCGGGTTTGTACGGCAAGCCGCTGATGCCGGTCAGTCACGTTATCTGCGCCACGCCGGAATATTTGCGCCAGCACGGTACGCCCGATACCCCACAAGCCCTGCGCGATCATAGCTGTATTAGCCTTGGCGAAACGCCCGCCGATTCGCGCTGGAAGTTTCGCCGTGGGGATAAAATTGAAACTCTGCAAACTCATGGGCGTTATGCAGCCAACCATACCGGCGTGCGGCTGGACGCGGTAAAGCATCATCTGGGGATTGGCAGCCTGCCGCTGTTTACCGCCCGTGAAACGCTTGCCAGCGGCGAAATTGTCCAGGTATTACCGGAGTGGGAATTTATCAGCGATTACAGCGGCGACCTGTGGCTCTTATGGACACGCAACCAACATATGCCCGCCAGAATGCGGGCCATGATTGATTACCTTAGCGAGAAATTGCCTCAGTCTGGCCGTTGATTATGGCGCGCGTGACAGCACCTCAGCGACCCACTGGCGGAAGCCGTCAACATCCAGCGCCAGCGCGACCTGCGCGTTGGCGGGCTGCCCCAGGCGACCCTCGATATCCACCACGGTCGTGCCCGCCGTGTACTGTCCTTGCGTTTCGACCGCCACAAAACACGATTGCACGGTAAACAGTTCAGGACGAACCAGCCAGGCAATGGCGCAAAGGTCGTGCATCCGCAGACCGCTTTGCATACTGCCGCTGCGGTAGTGGCTAAACAACGCGTGCAGCATGCTGCCGGTCTTATTGAGCGTTGGCAATGCTGCCAGATACGTCGGCGTCAGCACCGCCTCATTGGTGACGTCCAACCCGCACATCACAATCTCCAGCCCGCTACGGAAAACCAGCGCGGCGGCCTCCGGGTCGATGGCGATATTAAACTCGGCATTAGGCGTGAAGTTACCGCGCCCGGCAGAACCACCCATGATCACCAGCCGGCGAATATTGAAACGGCACTCGGGATACTGCGTCAGCAATAAGGCAATATTGGTCAGCGGCCCAATCGCCACCAGCGTGACCGGTTCCGGCGCGTGCATCAGCGCATCACGAATTGCCAGAATCGCCGGTTTTGCCAGCGGCTGGCGATTGTGTTCCACAAAGTCATACCCTTCCATGCCGGACTCACCGTGTACCGAGGCGGCATCGCGCAATGGGCGCACCAACGGCGAGGAAGCGCCCTGGGCTAAGGGAACATCGGCGTTCCAGAAATGCAGCAGCTGTAGCGCATTGCGGGTAGTTTTTTCAACCGAGACATTACCCGCGACGGTAGTCATCAACTGGAGATCCAGTTCGGGTGCAAAGAGAGCAGCAGCAATGGCAGCGGCATCATCAATGCCGGGATCGGTATCAAGAAAGATAGGCAGGCGCATGATTTCTCCATAAAAAATGCCAGACGTTAAGCCTGGCATTTTTTCACATCCGTGGGAGAATTAATTTACTCGACTTCACGAACATCAACACGCAGTTCGCGCGGCACTTCAAAGACGATATTCTCTTCGCGGCCTTCCAGCGTGACGGCTTCACCACCGCCCAGCGATTGCAGGCGGGCAATCACGTTTTGCACCAGAATATCCGGCGCAGAAGCCCCGGCAGTTACGCCGACGCTGGCTGCGTCTTTCACCCATGCTTCCTGAATATCAGCGGCATCGTCAATCAGATAGGCGGCCTTGCCCATCCGCTGCGCCAATTCAGCCAGACGGTTGGAGTTGGATGAGTTTTTCGAACCCACCACCAGCACCACGTCCGCCTGCTGGGCGAGCGATCGCACGGCTTCCTGACGGTTGGTGGTGGCGTAGCAAATATCATCTTTGCGCGGGCCGACGATTTTCGGGAAACGGACTCTCAGCGCGTCAATAACGTCAGAAGTGTCGTCAACCGACAGCGTGGTCTGAGTCATAAACGACAGCTTGCTTTCGTCTTTGACGGAGAGCGTCAGTACATCTTCCGGCGACTCGACCAGATACATGCCGCCTTTCGGGTTGCTGTACTGGCCCATCGTTCCCTCGACTTCCGGGTGACCGGCGTGGCCGATAAGAATCGACTCTTCGCCACGGCGGCTGGCGCGCGCCACTTCCATATGCACTTTGGTCACCAGCGGACAGGTGGCATCAAAGACCGTTAAGTCGCGCCCCTTCGCTTCGTTGCGCACGGCTTGAGATACGCCGTGGGCCGAGAAAATCAGGATCGCGCCATCCGGCACTTCACTTATCTGCTCGATAAAGATCGCGCCACGCTCGCGCAAGCTCTCCACCACGTAGCGGTTATGCACCACTTCGTGACGCACGTAGATTGGCGCGCCATAAATGGCGAGCGCATTTTCAACAATGCTGATAGCGCGGTCAACGCCTGCACAAAAGCCGCGTGGGTTGGCCAACAGGATCTGCATGTTACGCCTCCAGTACCGGATCGACTTCCAGTACTTCAATATCAAAATGAACGGTATGGCCCGCCAGCGGGTGATTGAAATCAACCGTGATGGAATCACCGTTAATCTCGCGGACAACGCCCGGCATTTCACTGCCATCCATCGCGGTAAACAGCATGATGGCACCGATTTCCGGTTCGCCCGCATCCATAAATTCGCGGCGGGAGAAATACTGGATAAGGTCAGGTGAAGAGACACCAAACGCCGCATCCGGCTCCAGTGAGAACGCTTTTTTATCACCGGCCTTCAGGCCAAGAAGATGCTGTTCCAGCCCTTCAGACAAGGAAGCATCGCCCAGACGGAATAGCGCCGGTTTACCGTTGTTACGGGTTGATTCGGCGGTAGAGCCATCGTCTAGTTTCAGCGTGAAGTGCACCAGCACTGCGCTATTGCTTTGAATCGAGTTAGACATGCAGGGACAGCCTTTTATCTTACGACATTGGAATGACGATTATTGTTATTAGGATAGTGCGCTTTGTGGCTTCCCGGCGGCGCTTCGCTTGGCCGGGCTACAATCTGGAGTAGCCCGGCCAAGCGAAGCGCCGCCGGGGAAGTCACAGAACTACGCCTGCTTTTTCGGCAGGAAGCCTTCCAGCACAATCAGCGCCGCGCCGATACAAATTGCGGTATCGGCCAGGTTGAAGGTGGCAAAGTGCCAATCGCCGACGTAGAAATCGATCATATCGACGACAAAGCCGTGCCACAGACGGTCAAACAAGTTACCCAGCGCGCCGCCAATAATCAGCGCGTAGGCGATATTATTGAGCTTCTGCGTGGCTTTAGAGCGGTACATCAGCACCGCCAGAATCACACAGATACCCACGGCAATACCGGCAAAGAACCAGCGCTGCCAGCCGCCGCTGTCAGCCAGGAAGCTGAAAGCGGCACCATAGTTACGCGCATAATGCAGATTAAGCGACGGGAACAGCGACACCGTATCCCCCAGAGCAAAGTTCTGGAGGATCAGGTATTTACTGCCCAGGTCGATAATCAGCACGACTACTACCAGCCACAGCCAGCGCAGTCCTGTTGAACAGATCGATTGACTCATCAGGCAAACTTACGTTTTTCGCCGTCACCGGCCACGTTACTCACACAGCGGCCGCAGAGTTCTGCGTGTTCCGCCACCTTGCCGACATCGGTGGTGTAATGCCAGCAACGCGGGCATTTCTCACCTTCGGCTTTATTCAGCGCTACTTTCAGCCCTTTCAGCAGTTCGCTCGGCTGAGCATCAGCGGTAGCTTGTGCATAATCGGCAACAGCGGCACCGGAGGTCAACAGGACAAATCGTAATTCGTCACCCAACGCCGTCAGTTTGGCCGCCAGTTCCGGCTGGGCGTACAGCGTGACTGCCGCTTCCAGAGAACCACCGACTTTCTTGTCAGCACGCGCCTGTTCGATAACCTTGTTCACTTCGCCACGCACCTGCAGCAGCTCATCCCAGAAGGCATCGTTCATCTCTTCGGCATCGGCCAGGCCAAACAGACCTTCGTACCATTCACCGGTGAAGACGTATTTTTCACGCTCGCCCGGCAGGTAAGCCCAGATTTCATCTGCGGTGAAGGACATGATTGGCGCCATCCAGCGCACCAGCGCTTCAGAGATATGATACAGCGCGGTCTGGCAGCTACGACGCGCCACGCTGTCCGCTTTCGCGGTGTACTGGCGGTCTTTGATGATGTCGAGGTAGAACGAGCCCATTTCGATAGAGCAGAAACGCATCAGGCGCTGCACCACTTCGTGGAAATCGTAAGAAGCGTAGGCTTTCATGATGTCTTCCTGCGCCGCTTGCGCGCAGCCTACTGCCCAACGATCTAGCACAACCATCTCTTCCGGTTTCACCATGTCTTTGACCGGATCAAACCCATTCAGGTTCGCCAGCAGGAAGCGCGCGGTGTTACGGATACGACGATAGCTGTCGGCAGCACGTTTGAGGATCTCATCCGAAACGGCCATTTCGCTGGTGTAGTCGGTTGATGCTACCCACAGACGCAGGATGTCAGCGCCCAGTTTGTTCATCACGTCCTGCGGCGAAACGGTGTTGCCGATAGATTTGGACATCTTACGGCCCTGACCATCGACGGTGAAGCCGTGGGTCAGTACCTGGCGATACGGCGCTTTGCCTTTCATGGCAACGCTAATCATCAGGGAGGACATGAACCAACCACGGTGCTGGTCAGAACCTTCCAGGTACATGTCAGCCGCATGACCGCCAAATTCAGGGCGCGCGTCGACAACCGAATAGCTGGTTGATCCGGAATCGAACCATACGTCGAGGGTATCCGGGACTTTGACGTAGTTGTCTGCGTCGTCGCCGAGGATTTCACGTGCGTCGAGATCCCACCATGCCTGAATACCGTCTTTTTCAACGTATTTAGCCACGGCTTCCATCAGTTCGGTGGTGCGCGGATGCAGCTCTTCGGTGTCTTTATGCACGAACAGCGCCATCGGTACGCCCCAGGTACGCTGACGGGAGATACACCAGTCAGGACGGTTCGCCACCATGGATTCGATACGTGCTTTACCCCATGCAGGGATCCAGCCGCTCAGGTTTTCTTTGGTCACGCCGTCCTGCTCAATACGGTCGATCTCTTTGAGAGACTGAATGCGCAGGCCTTTTTTATCCATGCTGATGAACCACTGCGGGGTCGCACGGAAGATAATTGGTGACTTGTGACGCCAGCAGCATGGGTAGCTGTGCTGCATTTTTTCAACGTGCAGCAGTGCGCCTTTTTCGGTCAGCAACGCCACCACAACGTCGTTCGCTTTGAACACGTTCACGCCATCAAGCGTTGGGTATGTACCCGGCAGGTAAGTCCCATCCGGGCCAACCGGGTTAGCCACTTCCAGATTATATTTCTGACCGATAACGTAGTCGTCCGGGCCGTGACCAGGCGCGGTATGAACCGCACCGGTACCCGCGTCCAGCGTAACGTGGTCGCCGAGGATTGCCGGAACGTCGAAGCCCATGAACGGGTGCGTAAAGCGCAGCAGTTCCAGCTCAGCGCCTTTAACGGTGCCGAGAATGGTGTAATCGCTGACGCCAATGCGCTTCATGACGCTTTCAACCAGATCGCTTGCCAGAATGACTGCCTGGCCGTCGATTTGCACCAGCGCGTAGTCGAAGTCTGGTGCTAAAGAGATAGCGCGGTTAGCTGGCAGGGTCCACGGGGTGGTGGTCCAGATAACCAGCGAGATTGGGCCAGTTACGTTTGCCGCACCAAATTTCGCTTTTACCGCGTCGGTATCCACCGCGTGGAATGCCACGTCGATAGACGGAGACGTTTTGTCGTAATACTCAACTTCCGCTTCTGCCAGCGCAGAACGACAGTCAACGCACCAGTGCACGGGCTTCGCGCCTTTGTGCATATGGCCGTTAGCAATGATTTTGCCCAGCGCACGAATGATGTTGGCTTCAGTTTTGAAGTCCATCGTCAGGTACGGTTTCTGCCAGTCGCCCAGCACGCCCAGACGGATGAAGTCGTTACGCTGACCATCAACCTGAGTGGCAGCGTATTCGCGGCATTTCGCGCGGAATTCGGCGGCGGTGAATTTCTCACCCGGCTTACCGAACTCTTGCTCAACTTTCAGTTCGATAGGCAGGCCGTGGCAGTCCCAGCCAGGGACATACGGAGAGTCGTAACCGGAAAGTCCTTTGGACTTCACGATAATGTCTTTCAGAATCTTGTTAACCGAGTGACCAATATGAATGCTGCCATTCGCATAAGGAGGGCCATCATGCAGAATGAAGGTTTTCTTGCCTTTTTTGGCTGCACGAATGATGCCGTACAGGTCATCATCGGTCCAACGCGCCAGCATTCCCGGTTCACGCTTGGCGAGGTCGCCGCGCATCGGGAACCCTGTTTCCGGCAAATTCAGGGTTGATTTAAAGTCACTCATCAGATTCTCGGTTCCGTATTTTTACGTAGGCATTTAAGCCGGGTTTGAAAGCCCAAAAAACTCGCGGGCCGTTAATTCATCTCGCGCAATCTGCGCCTTTAGTTCATCCAGCGACGCAAATCGCTGTTCGTTGCGTATTTTTTTACGCAGCACTACATCTATATGGCGACCGTAAAGGTCCATTACAACGTCTAACACATGCACTTCTAGCTGCTGGCGACTGCCTGCAACGGTCGGGCGCGTACCGATATTTGCCACGCCCGGCAGAGGCTTTTCGCCCAGCCCCATCACTTCCACCGCATACACCCCTTTTACCGGGGAGACCTGACGACGCAGCGGTAAATTCGCCGTTGGGAAACCGATGGTACGCCCCAGTTCATCGCCATGCACCACACGCCCGGAGATGATAAAGGGATGCCCTAACAGGTTTTCGGCTTGCACGAGGTCATCCTCGGCCAGCGCCTGACGAACGGCAGTGCTGCTGATACGCACGCCGCCATGACAGAAAGTTTGCGTGCTGGTGATATCGAAACCAAACTCCGCGCCAGCCTTCTGTAATAACAAGAAATCACCCTGACGACCAGCGCCAAAGCGGAAATCATCACCAACGGCCAGGAATTGTACGCCAAGGCGTTCCACCAGCAGGTCGCTGATAAACGTCTGCGCGGTTAAGGCCGCAAAGCGTCGGTCAAAGCGCACGCACAAGACGTAGTCCACGCCG containing:
- the rihC gene encoding ribonucleoside hydrolase RihC, producing the protein MRLPIFLDTDPGIDDAAAIAAALFAPELDLQLMTTVAGNVSVEKTTRNALQLLHFWNADVPLAQGASSPLVRPLRDAASVHGESGMEGYDFVEHNRQPLAKPAILAIRDALMHAPEPVTLVAIGPLTNIALLLTQYPECRFNIRRLVIMGGSAGRGNFTPNAEFNIAIDPEAAALVFRSGLEIVMCGLDVTNEAVLTPTYLAALPTLNKTGSMLHALFSHYRSGSMQSGLRMHDLCAIAWLVRPELFTVQSCFVAVETQGQYTAGTTVVDIEGRLGQPANAQVALALDVDGFRQWVAEVLSRAP
- the ileS gene encoding isoleucine--tRNA ligase gives rise to the protein MSDFKSTLNLPETGFPMRGDLAKREPGMLARWTDDDLYGIIRAAKKGKKTFILHDGPPYANGSIHIGHSVNKILKDIIVKSKGLSGYDSPYVPGWDCHGLPIELKVEQEFGKPGEKFTAAEFRAKCREYAATQVDGQRNDFIRLGVLGDWQKPYLTMDFKTEANIIRALGKIIANGHMHKGAKPVHWCVDCRSALAEAEVEYYDKTSPSIDVAFHAVDTDAVKAKFGAANVTGPISLVIWTTTPWTLPANRAISLAPDFDYALVQIDGQAVILASDLVESVMKRIGVSDYTILGTVKGAELELLRFTHPFMGFDVPAILGDHVTLDAGTGAVHTAPGHGPDDYVIGQKYNLEVANPVGPDGTYLPGTYPTLDGVNVFKANDVVVALLTEKGALLHVEKMQHSYPCCWRHKSPIIFRATPQWFISMDKKGLRIQSLKEIDRIEQDGVTKENLSGWIPAWGKARIESMVANRPDWCISRQRTWGVPMALFVHKDTEELHPRTTELMEAVAKYVEKDGIQAWWDLDAREILGDDADNYVKVPDTLDVWFDSGSTSYSVVDARPEFGGHAADMYLEGSDQHRGWFMSSLMISVAMKGKAPYRQVLTHGFTVDGQGRKMSKSIGNTVSPQDVMNKLGADILRLWVASTDYTSEMAVSDEILKRAADSYRRIRNTARFLLANLNGFDPVKDMVKPEEMVVLDRWAVGCAQAAQEDIMKAYASYDFHEVVQRLMRFCSIEMGSFYLDIIKDRQYTAKADSVARRSCQTALYHISEALVRWMAPIMSFTADEIWAYLPGEREKYVFTGEWYEGLFGLADAEEMNDAFWDELLQVRGEVNKVIEQARADKKVGGSLEAAVTLYAQPELAAKLTALGDELRFVLLTSGAAVADYAQATADAQPSELLKGLKVALNKAEGEKCPRCWHYTTDVGKVAEHAELCGRCVSNVAGDGEKRKFA
- the lspA gene encoding signal peptidase II gives rise to the protein MSQSICSTGLRWLWLVVVVLIIDLGSKYLILQNFALGDTVSLFPSLNLHYARNYGAAFSFLADSGGWQRWFFAGIAVGICVILAVLMYRSKATQKLNNIAYALIIGGALGNLFDRLWHGFVVDMIDFYVGDWHFATFNLADTAICIGAALIVLEGFLPKKQA
- the ispH gene encoding 4-hydroxy-3-methylbut-2-enyl diphosphate reductase, which gives rise to MQILLANPRGFCAGVDRAISIVENALAIYGAPIYVRHEVVHNRYVVESLRERGAIFIEQISEVPDGAILIFSAHGVSQAVRNEAKGRDLTVFDATCPLVTKVHMEVARASRRGEESILIGHAGHPEVEGTMGQYSNPKGGMYLVESPEDVLTLSVKDESKLSFMTQTTLSVDDTSDVIDALRVRFPKIVGPRKDDICYATTNRQEAVRSLAQQADVVLVVGSKNSSNSNRLAELAQRMGKAAYLIDDAADIQEAWVKDAASVGVTAGASAPDILVQNVIARLQSLGGGEAVTLEGREENIVFEVPRELRVDVREVE
- a CDS encoding LysR family transcriptional regulator; this encodes MNPNLLPDLATFVLIVDQGSFSAAAKISGATPSAISRSVSRLEQALGSKLLHRTTRKLALSETGKMVYEHAQEMLNAAQMAVDSGSSRQTIAQGKLTVSVPKAVGRFVIHPLMAEFFTRFPGVDVCLRLEDRYMDLIDDGVDLALRISQSPSPGLYGKPLMPVSHVICATPEYLRQHGTPDTPQALRDHSCISLGETPADSRWKFRRGDKIETLQTHGRYAANHTGVRLDAVKHHLGIGSLPLFTARETLASGEIVQVLPEWEFISDYSGDLWLLWTRNQHMPARMRAMIDYLSEKLPQSGR
- the fkpB gene encoding FKBP-type peptidyl-prolyl cis-trans isomerase — protein: MSNSIQSNSAVLVHFTLKLDDGSTAESTRNNGKPALFRLGDASLSEGLEQHLLGLKAGDKKAFSLEPDAAFGVSSPDLIQYFSRREFMDAGEPEIGAIMLFTAMDGSEMPGVVREINGDSITVDFNHPLAGHTVHFDIEVLEVDPVLEA
- the ribF gene encoding bifunctional riboflavin kinase/FAD synthetase, which codes for MKLIRGIHNLSQAPHGCVLTIGNFDGVHRGHQALLQGLRAEGKARGLPVVVMIFEPQPLELFAANKAPARLTRLREKLRYLAESGVDYVLCVRFDRRFAALTAQTFISDLLVERLGVQFLAVGDDFRFGAGRQGDFLLLQKAGAEFGFDITSTQTFCHGGVRISSTAVRQALAEDDLVQAENLLGHPFIISGRVVHGDELGRTIGFPTANLPLRRQVSPVKGVYAVEVMGLGEKPLPGVANIGTRPTVAGSRQQLEVHVLDVVMDLYGRHIDVVLRKKIRNEQRFASLDELKAQIARDELTAREFFGLSNPA